TATAATACATGCAACTTGATATGAATCTCTAAATGGACACTGATAGAAAATATTTAAGATGCTCTTATATATGTGTCACATTCAGTTTGAGTTTTCATAGGCTTTTAGTTTGCATCTCATTGATTCCTGTGTTTCCTTTCAGTTTCCTTGGTCGTCGTGCATGGTTTCTACATATGTTCTCATTTTTCACTATAATTACTGATTATGTTGCTCACCTGTGTCTCATTAATTTCCTTAATTACTGTGCATTTATAGTCCTCTCACTTGGCATTGTGGACTATGAATATTTTTGGCTCGATGACAAAGTGAGCGTGATGTTCCTGTATGAAATCATCTACAATGAATGTAAACATAAATGGataaatgtaatgattttatataatgataataaatattcattgaGTGACTTCATGAAATAATTGCGCAATATTTGAACATCAGCAGAAGCAGTTAAATGAAATGGTGTAAATATTGTGGAAGATTACAGGACCAACAAtggtatacagtatatacaatggtatataataataatttaataataattaaagtttaattttatttcggTTGAcgtattttgttagttttaataAGTCTGTTTCCGTTACACATTTGCACAAAACTTTTGCaatatttgataaatgtttcCATTGCAGTTTTGCAAAGTATTCCTTTTTGCCTAAAAAAAACACCTCATGCGAGCATAAAAACGATTGTTGCGATATATGGgagtttttgaaaaattgacgtTTATATTGGGCATATTCACAATTTCAGTTTACTCAATTTGAAGGGTAATGGAAATGCAGCTACTGACGATTTTGCATATTTTACCTGAAAAGTGCTCCTGGTTTCCTGGTTCTATTGTGTTTttaccatcatcatcatcatcttgaTGAAGAACGGCACACATTCAAATTCTGTCCAGAAGATTCAATCTGTCCTGTATCTGATTATTCTTCCCCGAGGGACACTGGGACATTCGTGACCAGCAGCTGCataaaaaatgaacaacaaTATGTAAATTAATAGGGAAAAAACATAGACACATGAGATAAACAGAGACGAGGAAGACTAGAATAATATCAGTATTCATTCAAATCATTACtcaaaaaataaccaaaaatataGTTGTGCTCGTCCAGACCTCAGCAGATTCTCTTTCACGTTTAATCGAAGTCTCAATTTTATCTCAGATGTTTGCCTGGAGAAATAAAAACTGACAATGCATAGatatcaattattttaaaatagaggTAGTTGTATACTATAACAAAACCTACACACTAACCATAAcagaaatgttttctattttatattatttttacatatgaGGACATCTCCAAAACTAGGTTTTGCGAGTTTAACTCACTTCTAGGTACAGGTTTatccccaaaatatggttaagtcCGGACAGCAGGTGAATTTgggtaaaatatgtaaataataaatatcagcGTACTTCCTCTTGATTGGTTACATTAAGAATTGCACACATTGTATTACAgagtatattgtattttttgtattaaatggTTTCTAAAAtcttatgtttaaatatgaaaaatgaagtATTGCCAAAATATGCtataatttgcatacatttgcAGAACAGAAATCTAAAGCCTGATTCAAAATTCAATTTTGATTTTGCTGACATATTAGAGTTAAAGGAtctctttttatcactccaAAAAACATCAacagacacaaaacaaacactttttcaccatgtttttaggagtaaaatgttgtataaatcagtgtgaatgaaaTGTGAACGAACCCCACACTAAAAACCAGCAGAAGCTGTAATCAGTAAGttttggtgtatgtaagtgctgctgaagtagACGAAAAAACCTATGTGTTGTAACTGAAACCTATAGATGCaattaaaagtgtattttagaTGTTTGGGCAAGAGAGGAGGAAATAAAcctggaggaaaaaaaacaaaccacaGAAGGGAGTTTTTCTTTCCAGGAAAAGCAAAGATGGGAGGAGCAGAACGAGAGACGATCGGTGATATCAGTCTGTCCTGATGAAagaagaaacacaaacacacctgaatcacAACATCTACAGGTAAGAAACTCTGAATGTCATTAGCAACTTATACAACattataaacattacattaacattatatcTGTTAATATAACTTAAATCTGTCAAATCTAAAATATTGCTGCTGTATATTTTTTCCTGAAaagttctggcaaccacagctgcttttactgtaagtttaatgtattttcagtgtattttcACACTGAATCATGACACACATCAGCTTCAGGAGcttcatgtgtgtatttataactGATGTAGAATCTAATAAGCAATGATAAAGCAGAAATGACATGATCTGATGTTCTGGATCTGGTCAGATGTTCAGCGTCTGCATCATTTATTGAGACTGATGTCtgtttttccctcagaaatGGAGAGAATCACATTgctgtctcttctgctcacaggTGAGTGAGTGTTTAAATGAGTGCTTGACTAGTACTAGTCTTGATAGTTAGTGTTAGTGCTGTGCTGACGGTGTTCAAGTGTGTTTGAATGATTCCTGTAATCGTGTGTGTTGTTCAGGAGATTGAGCTGCTACTGTAATAAACCACATAAAAACCACAAAACATCAGCAGTGTTTCCCAAGAGTCCTCTAGACTGCAGCGGCCTGTAGATTTCAGTCTCAATTAAAGTTTGAGTGTTTAACTCTTGCATACTAAGacataaatattgtaattttctactcataaaaaaaataacaataattgcacagtgcagttgtattacaatagtaatatatttctgtctcagaggtaataaaacacttttaaaatatttttaaaagtcataCAATACAACATtgcagtacattttacaagaaaatattatttcagtctttgtttacatttcacatttaatccAGTGTAATACTTGCTGATTctctgtaattattttttaaaataatttgagtaaaaaaagttgtttttattattgttatattaaaatataataaatttggCTTGTGAATGTGATATGATAGTGTTTCTATTACAACTAAAAGAGCTTTGAGTCGACTTTCATGTTGAAGTCCACACAAAGAATTCAGTTTGGTCACTGAAGATCAAAACTCTGGAAATGCACCACATTCATGCgtttaactttaaaatacacTCAGTTTTCTTCCACTAGAGGTCCACAGTGTCACCAAATCCTGTGGAAACACTGAACGTACAAAACCATCATTCAGAGCACTTTATCAAACACATACTGAAACTCTGAGCTCTTGAAATACAGTGTGGATATAATGAGTCTGAGATCTGTGTGAATGTGTCTCTCCTCAGTCGTGGTCAGTTCATCTCCGCGTCAGTATCACTTTGTGAATCAGAAGATGAACTGGACTGAAGCTCAGAGTTActgcagagagaaacacacagatcTGGTCACTATCAATAACATACAAGAACAGAATGACACAGAAGAGCTCATACAGAGAGTGAACAGCAGTGCTGGCCGTGTCTGGATTGGGCTGAAGGACGCATGGATTTGGTCTCTGAGTGACTCTGACTTCTACAGAGGAGATGAGTCTCAGTATAGGAACTGGAAACCAGGACAACCAGGTGGAGATGGAGACTGTGTTTATATGAACAATGATGGAGAATGGCATGATATAGCCTGTGATACCCAAAATCATTTCATCTGCTATAATGGTGAGTTCAGCTGTATGTTTCATATTTGATTAACTTTGCACTATAATTAACCAAATTGATATTATtatcttctgtagagctgcttataacaaattaatttttgagTAACTGATTTAAGTTTGCAACattgacagttattttattactgtgatgctgctttgaaacaacatgTATTTTGAATAAAGTGTTATAAAAACATGTGATCACAACACAGATAAATGTGCTAAATGACATACTATTTTATGTCCCAAAAAAATAGCACTTTTAGTTTTTAAACTAAAAGCATAATTGCATTTGTAGATATGTCTAcagcagatttttttaaaatgtttttactataaATCAGTATCAGACAAATGTCTTTCTCTTTTAAAGGCAGCAGTAAAGGGTTCGTCCGTGTACAGGAGCTAAAGAAGAAGACTGAAGCTCTGAAATACTgcagacagaaacacacagatcTGGCCAGTGTGAGGAATCAGAGCGAGAATCATCAGATCCAGAACATCATAAACCAGAGCCTAACTTCACCTAAACAAGCCTGGATCGGTCTGCACAGATTCTGGGTTTGGTCAGATAACAGCACCGCCACATTCTTACACTGGAAACAAGATGAACCCAATAACAGAGAGGGCAGAAGCAGCATCTGTGCATCAACTGGTATCAGTAATGAAGGACAATGGACAGACGAATACTGTAGAGAATCACATCCCTTTGTGTGTTATGATGGTGAGTAGATCAATCATCTGAACGTCTACATGTCAAACTACAGAAACCCTCTCATCATTACAGGAGAAGTTCAACGAGCACATTATAACTTCACGTGTGGACTGGGTTATTATAGTGACAGGGTTAGTCCACCCAAAACTGTGAATTCGCATTctctcaccttcatgttgttccaaacccataaggcTTTGGTTAATCTTTGCAACACaacttaagatatttttttaaagaaacctgAGATTTGAAAATCCAGGTAACCAAAACTTAAAAGAGCTGATTTATAGCTTGATTGAattgataattgattaattttgcattattgattctgttattttactgtttattactgtgaggctgctttgaaacaatctgtattgtataaagcgttacagaaataaatgtgaagCTGCAGCACGCATCAAATAAAGCACAAAAATGTTGGCATGCACTCAAGCCTCCATGTTTACCACATGTAATATAATTGGTAAAGTCATGTGTCACTGCAGGAAGAGCTCTGGTTGTTTTAGAAACAGTCAGCATTCTGAGATGTGCGGCTAGTACTGTGCTTTTATCAGATTCCATAGGTATCtccaaatatgaaatttaattgcAAGCttggtgaacagttttggagaattttttaaagatggccatgACTTGCCTCAAAGGGACTTTGGAAATGTGCTCAATGCAcagttgggaaggttactttggaattgtttacagattacaagttaccctatttaaaatgtaactatttcaattactttaataaagtaatgcaGCTGATTACATATTTTGATTACTCTTCTAAATGTATAATCAGGGTTCCTAcccattttctattttaaaattccatacttttccagactCAAATTTCCAAACCTCTCAGTAGATTTTCAGATCATAGTTAACGTAAATGGTTCATAGAGCATTATTTTAAGCTTTAAATTTGGTATACAGTAGGcatctgtaaatatattttctcagggttttttaattgattttctcGAAGTGACAACCTACAGAGTccctaaaataattgtaaaaaataatttaaaaaatacatgcaCACAAGAAAAATGTTTGTGCCCTCGAGAAACTATTCCTTTGTGCATGGGAATTTTTTTGCATGCTTATGCATTACAATATAATCTATTTCCTTTTTGCATCACTATGAATAACATGAGAGCATGGATGCACATGAATTAACAGAGATCTACTTTCTCAAGATTTGGCTTTTCTTATTGTATTACCTCTAATATCAAGGCATAATgtccaatttaacacatcctctGTGGAGGCGCAGAAACCATGACACGAAATGGGCTGTTGGCATAAAATTTGCCAAGTTCAAGGGTCTATAAAAAGAGACTGGTACTATAAAAAGTGTTCAAAATGTGGCTTTCATTAGGGCAGTATGCAATATTTCAAGGCCTTAGGTCTCTTTAACGCATACTCTGTGACGGCCAAGAAACCACGCTGCGAAATGGGCTGATGGCACAATAGGTAGCTCAGTGTGCACTGTCCTATATGCTCTATACCCCGTAGGAACCCAGTATAATGTtctcatcattttcaaacatttaaagcaggcagggttaaccttacagtagcaTTCAACaatgattactgtcagactttctaAATCCTtcttcacttgaattaagattataataatttaattttaaagcatagccaccacaaaatcacaCTTTAGaacctctttttactttgagattgtTCTAAggttaaatactgatttaaaattgtaagatatatgagcaatatcacactcgtagatgtgagatatggctgtatatcggcACGGCTGTGATTCATAGGTAGTGCCGTATGTAATCACAGCGTGCCGATATACACGTGTGTATATCTCACGTCTACAAGTGTGATAttgcatttatacaacagtttgacAGCACAAGTGTGTAAttacataagaaacaacaactTGGTGTCTTTAAAAAccctcttttgtgcagaactacttcCATCCGCCATGGATTCAAATCTAaagttgacagtttaacagctgagcccaagcctcagttactaattccaaaacgtcacttTAAAACTAGTAACGAAGGAACGTTGTATTCCTGTAGTAAAAGCAGTGTATTATGTGGAGTAGAGCAGGGTTCTAGACATTAGGAGGCCCTAGGCAAAAATCATGTTGGAGGCCCCCCCCACCCGCAATAAAAAGCACTTGAAACAAATATGATTCctaacctttttatttatacgacatttaacttaaaattttgtatatttatacttatacagtacaaaaatttggaaaattactattttaaatgtttttgaaagaagtctcttacgtTCATCAAGCTTGGATttagcctacactgtaaaaaaaaaaaaaaaaaaaggttgagccaaattaaaattttaaggcaaccagcttcagctgATTTTTGAGGgagattctcaatttttttgttgtataaacttaaaacgacaagttgagaaaactcaaaaatctactGAAGCTGGTtgtcttaaaattttaagttggctcaactttcttttttttttttctttttttacagtgtatttgatcaaaaacacagaaaaaaacaataatattgtgaaatattattacaatttaaaattatatcttctattttactatactttaaaatatatttctgtgacgcaTAACTGatttttcatcagccattactccagtcttcagtgtcataaatcattctaatatgctgatttattatcaccGTTAGAAACAGtgcttaatgtttattttataacctgtgacactttttttcaggatttttgctgtttaaaaataaacgtctttactatcactttttatctatttaatacatccttgctgaatattacagttttttttctgtatttttgatcaaataaatgcaggctagatgagcataagaaatttctttcaaaaacattaaaaatagtaatgggtccaaacttttgaccggtactgtatgtacatattCATCAAACTTTATCTAAGGTAAtctcttttttgtttgatgaagATGTCattgttgtattattattttgctgttttatttaatttaatcacaGTTCCAGAATACCACTTCAGTAAgtgcttttatcatttttttcctAGCATGGGCAAGATTTCCCCCTCCCATTTAATCAACATTGACTTCAGATATTGTCATATTATTCATatcaataatattatattataatatattaataatattaatagtattGCATTGTTACCCTAAATAtgacatatatacacaaatcaAATGAAACAGAAAGACACAATGGCTACTAAgcagaaaaaaagttatttagttAGTTGAAACTgaaattgtaaatgttatgttAGAGCAGCAATCCTAATTATCAGCCAAATTTAGAACATACACCTGAGATGCTTTATttgaaccattaaaaaaaatgttctagTGTGTTTGCTTTGAGTACAAATTTCTCTGCTTTTACTTTTGTAGCTATTTTGCTAGTCAGCTCCCGGCGCAATGTCATTCATTGTACGCGCAAATTCAAAGCGTCGTGTCTGGGTGCGTCAACGGCACTCGCACTcctttaaacttgaaataaagcgGTCAATGATCTTTCCAGAAATTACGCTGACCgaagtttatatttaaaatatatcactCCAAAATAGATGACAACAATTCACACATCTGCATTAGCAGCTACTTCTTTGAGTGCCTATTTAGTCTTTTGCATCGCATAGTTCGCAGCACCTGAAAGATGTGTTCATTACGCAAACATTCAGAAGGCGGGACCCGCTTTGAAACTCCAACATTAATTGGTATAATTGCAGATGAGTGACAATTCAACTATATCCAATGAACAATGAGGCTAGTATTTCTGCCCGTCTTGACTGGTGAACTGGTGTATAGGCGATGTTACAGTTATGGAGGCCCCTAGATAGCTAGCGCCGGCCCTGGAGTAGAGTATTATGAGAGAGATTTACTGAGCAACTGTGATTACCTGATACCGATCTGACACAGTATTCATTCAGCTTGTTGTAAACCTATgtcttctaaagtttaggcaactcagaagtgaagaccaggagacttcgggttgtatcttcagcaggattcttttattgagaacacaagctgtcggtagctgtagtcatcgaaaatctaacttaaagcagtgatacattgtagtttatatacatttagggggcagtgcttaggaatggaacccaagcacctgggtgacaaccttaagacatgcaaatgaagtattcaggtatagcatcctgccccatttaacctctcctaatctaatcagcctaactgcccaaagacgGGGGCAGGGGCagcaagagcaattacaaacaaaaggcaagagtctccgtcgtctggctcatttcacttacaataagagaacaggaactggcagggacctcttgaatcgttcatctgatgtcatcatcttcaccataaatgctaaatacaatgtatataacttcttcagtttgtacactattacatagggatctaaattaaacatttaaataaatttgtaatcccacaattccccctttgagagctctaataactctcacaaaatacaaatttagacacttaaaagtttattcttgtaacttgtgatcgttacaggcacatagcacttgttctgtgttgattgtctgtagggacgaactgcatgctgacacagaaacaaaacatacaattatggtccgtgaagttcttacgggtaataatcttttctggttggaactgtcatttcctCGTGAGAGGCGGAAGTCATTGCTGAACGAAACACTTGATACTGTGGATGCATAGATAGTACACCAGTATGAGAAACAACAGCAGAATTCCTATGTCCTTGATCCACAGCCAGGGTTTACCTAACAAGTttccgaaccatgaagaattatcttcagtCATCTGGTGTAATTTTACTGAAAGATCAAGGATGTCTTGTTGGATATTGTTCAAGTTCTTGGTTGGATCCATTAAACCGTGCAGCATTCAGGGCCGATAATGGTACAGGCTCCCCTTGTGTTGCAAGAATGTAATCCAAGGCCACTCTGTTCTGTAAGATCATCATCTTGTGTGAAGCGAGAGTGTCCGTGATATTGCCCAGGGCCAAAACCGTATCATTGGCCAATTTCTGTACAGAATCCGACAGGCTTCTGACTTGATCGAGAGCCTGCATGACGCCATACGATGGGATTAATGCTCCAAGAGTTCTTGACCACCACGTTTGTACACAAGTGAGTCCTGGAATGCAGCCCTCTTTGTTGGTAGAAGCTGAATTTTGTAGATGTGGAGAATTTGAGGTggagtgtgtgttttctctgatAGCTGGTAGAACATAAACCAGGGTGCACCTGCCGTTGAATTGGCTGGGTAGGATGCTGTAGACAGAAGTTCCACATAACCACAAAGTGCCAGTCGGTGGAGGAATCATACACAACTGATTTATAGCAAAAAATTTCGGTAGGGATGGGTTCCCGTAGAGACAAGTCATTCTCCTCTTTCGTAACTGATGTAGTAACGTACACATTGAATTTGGTTCCTCTTTTAATCACAAAGCTGCAACGTTCACGAGGAATTTCACCCAGTGTAGTCGATGCTGGAGCATAATTTTCCATGCACCAATAGAACATCATTGGCATGAGTAGATCTGTCATGATGGGAGTAGCTGAAGTTAGGTTGCAGGATGGTAGTCCAGGAATGCAACACGTAGAAGCTGGAGGAATCGTTACGTTGTGACATGTATCCTTGTTGTATAATCCACTGGTATGATGATCGAATAAGGTACACGTATCACATTTGGAGATATGGTGTGCCACCCATGGGATTCCTGCTCCTACTGAAGGTGCGTGTGGCATGCAAACGTTCTTTCCAGCAAACAAGGCATTTCTTGACATATTCATCAGCTCTAAGAATATGTTGTTTCTGGGGTCTACACTTAGCGTGATGTCCATGATGGTTAATAATACGACAATCTTGTTCATGTTGATGATGACTGAAGTTCCCGTATGTGATTCTCTgcgttgtgttttttttttttttctttgttctgtctttcgtgacagttggctcggcagtgggtctcgttgtcttttagaggttgtggcttcaTACGCAGGTGAGGAGTTCGGCGCGTATGGGTCTCAGGACAGCCATCAtgtggtatctgcacagaggaagaaagaaaacaaaagacagagcagtatttgttctaaagactgcaaacattagggttgtatcctctgttcaatctgagtctgctattgttgttccttctttccctatttcttaattcacgagacacctaaagaacagtgaggtgagggtggactagtggatggggaaAGGCCTATGAGGGAATGTTCACCACAGGGTTGGCCCCCGAAGCCTGTTGCTTTCGGTTCTTCCCTGGGTAcctcactggtccatgtgtcctgtcctatccctgtaggtggtgtgcaaactttagtgtgtgacatctccatcctctaatggaacatcagtcataacaaacatcataacccagagaggataggtgagtgactggagtgtgctgtagtatagctttgaaggctgtgagtgtacttaactagcattctctcagtggaaggaagtgacagtaaccttcctgtagttttatttacaaagaatctttcagCTTTGTTGTACATTACTGGGGAATTAAGCACTCACAGCCCTAACAGTTAACACCTGAGCAAACTGCTCCAACAGTTCGGTGAAGCGGGAGGGGCTGCTTCAGAGTACCAAGTAGACTGAGTAGAAGCTGAGTAAAGCTGTTAATTTCTCCTAATGTCTTTTGCTTTTCCTACACTCTTTCATCCAGTGTccaggtttaccacagtaataacAACTGCCCTCCTTCTTAGGACACTTACGTTTCTGTCGGTTCTCTGTGTTGACCTTAAAGGACGCTGCTGCAATCTTTACTCTGGCTTTAACATCAGAGTCTCTTTCCCAAGTAGCTAAGCTGTCCAAGCTGTTTTGCAAGCTTCCAGTGGACCATGTTAGGTCTAAGAACGGCAAAGCTGATCTGTACTCTGATAAAAGGCCATCAAACCATGTTCGAACTAGTGGTCCTTTGTCATCAAGCACACTTTCAGGATCATCCACTATTCCACTGTAagttacagctgactgacaaaacctttcagtgtattcactcacagtttcttctttcctttgcaCACAGTTAGTGATTCTGGACCAGTCTATCTTGGGTCCTAtgatattctttagaattttcaaaacaccTTCTCTCAAATCACCTTTGAGCATGTTgtagttcagaagtaacagcagactcaaaactgttgaattcagattcagttagaatttgtgacatcagctgtgtgacttctgctaacgacatgtcgtagagacgcattttgttgatcaatgctcttctaaattcagaaaaatctgtgcgtgctgagggtaagctctgagacagtctctctatatctttaggtcctagtgttttggcaacagtttgtacttgcacaacagaagagttgGGAGCAACACTTTCAATTCCCTCAATTCCTTGAGATCGTCTCTTAGCGCCACATACCTTCACTGAATCtacaggcacatcaattactgattggatgattacatctctttcaaagaaag
This sequence is a window from Onychostoma macrolepis isolate SWU-2019 chromosome 23, ASM1243209v1, whole genome shotgun sequence. Protein-coding genes within it:
- the LOC131531660 gene encoding macrophage mannose receptor 1-like isoform X1, with the translated sequence MFWIWSDVQRLHHLLRLMSVFPSEMERITLLSLLLTVVVSSSPRQYHFVNQKMNWTEAQSYCREKHTDLVTINNIQEQNDTEELIQRVNSSAGRVWIGLKDAWIWSLSDSDFYRGDESQYRNWKPGQPGGDGDCVYMNNDGEWHDIACDTQNHFICYNGSSKGFVRVQELKKKTEALKYCRQKHTDLASVRNQSENHQIQNIINQSLTSPKQAWIGLHRFWVWSDNSTATFLHWKQDEPNNREGRSSICASTGISNEGQWTDEYCRESHPFVCYDDKLVLIRENKTWTEALRYCRERDMGLVSVDSEQMQRRVMNVTASASSNHVWLGLRHSCTVGLWFWVSGHTICYDQWASNYDKELDDCVNTVRSGAIRTSDNHWISRPETEENNFICFK
- the LOC131531660 gene encoding macrophage mannose receptor 1-like isoform X2, whose amino-acid sequence is MERITLLSLLLTVVVSSSPRQYHFVNQKMNWTEAQSYCREKHTDLVTINNIQEQNDTEELIQRVNSSAGRVWIGLKDAWIWSLSDSDFYRGDESQYRNWKPGQPGGDGDCVYMNNDGEWHDIACDTQNHFICYNGSSKGFVRVQELKKKTEALKYCRQKHTDLASVRNQSENHQIQNIINQSLTSPKQAWIGLHRFWVWSDNSTATFLHWKQDEPNNREGRSSICASTGISNEGQWTDEYCRESHPFVCYDDKLVLIRENKTWTEALRYCRERDMGLVSVDSEQMQRRVMNVTASASSNHVWLGLRHSCTVGLWFWVSGHTICYDQWASNYDKELDDCVNTVRSGAIRTSDNHWISRPETEENNFICFK